The following DNA comes from Candidatus Acidiferrales bacterium.
GGCGCGCCGAACTTAACGCTCGTCCCAAGCGCGGAAGCCCGTGGGCTGAGCGACGCGATATCGTTCCAGTCGGTGAATTCAGACGTTCCACCCCTCTGCTTGCTTCCGCTTTCGTTCCTTGGCTATTCGTATCTCTCTCGCCTGCGGAAATCACAAGCCAGCTTGTGTAGAACCATCTCCCGGTTTGCCAGAGATGGGGGGCGTTGAGCCGAGTTTTTCGAGGATGCAGCGCCGGTTATCGGTGGCCATGCGCGAGCCCCGAACCAGTCGGGGCGAGCGTAGATCCGGTTCGAGCTGTTCGCAGCGGTCAAAAAAGGTTTCAATGAGCCGGTATTCGTCCATGGTCATGGAGTAAATAAGGTAGAGAGGGATGAGAAGGAAAAGCCCGCCGTCCCTTGCGAGTTCGGAGCTAACGTAGGACTTTGTAACAGCAAGCGGAAATTGGGCGCCGGGAGGGCCGGCTACTTTTTGACTTGCCCCAACGCGCGATACGCCCGCGTGGCCGCTACCGCCACTTCGTCCACCGGATCGCTCATCGTGGGTTTAAGCTGCTCCATCGCCTCCGGATTGCCCACGCGCTCCAAAACCAGACAGAGATAACGGCGGATATCGGGCTTTTCATTCCGCAGGAAGGGATAATAACCGGGCAGAAGTCTTGAATCGTGTCCCAATTCGACCAAATAGGCGATTCCGTGATCTCGGTAGAACGGAGAGTCGAGCGACTCCATGAGAGTTTGAAGATAGGGCATCTCCTGCCGGGCAACCAGGGCAAAGGCCAACGCCAGCGTTACGCGGCGATCTTTCTCCGCGCTGAAGCGTGTCCGGAGGAGTTGCGCGGAGCTTGCTTGCGGGAGGCGGGCGAGGCCGTCGGCAGCATACTCTCGGAGGCGGCGGTCTTTGCCGGCAAGCTTGGACTCAAAAAGCCCGGCCAAGCCCGGCTCCGGCATCAGCGACATGGCCTCGAACGCTGCTCGCCGAACGTCCTTGCCGGGGTCATCTTCGTACATCCGTCGCAGCTCCGGCAGCAGGTTTCGAGCGCCAATCAGGCCGAGTGTGCGGCTGGCTTCAGCGCGCGTCTCATCGTCGGTATCCCGCAGCAACTTGGCGATGGTCTCCCCGTTGGCCGGATCTCTCATCTTGGCAAACGCTCGCAGACACTCCGCTCGCATCCTGCGGTCTCCGACCATCATGGCGGTGCCCAACTCCGGCGCTACTTCCCGCGCTCGAAGAATGCCAAGGGCGCGGGCGGCGCGCAGGCGAACGTCCCTCTCGCGATCGGTCAGCGCGCTCTTGAGCCCCTGGGCAGCACGCTCGTCCACCTGAATCCAGGGGTTAACGGCCAGGTCTTCGACCGGGTTCGAAAAGAAATCGGTCACCCGCCGAACCAAATCAAAAGCGCTGCCGCCTTCGGGCAGCACCATGTAGAGCGCCACCAGCCCGTCCACCGCGCGCTCTCGGACACGCTTGGCAGGATCGGCAAGCCCGCTGACCAGCGCCGGAATGGCTGCTTCCGAGCGAATCTCGCCCAGCGAGTTCACCGCCGCAAAGCGGACGTCCTCATCGAGATCCGTGACCGCTTCGGCGAGTGCCGGGACGCCGGTCGGATCACCTTGTTCACCCAGGAGCTTCGCGGCTCGCTCGCGCACCTTTGGGTCTCGATCCTTTAGCTGTGCAGAAAGCCGATCCACCGCCGTCTGCCCAGCCCCGTACCGCATGGTACGGGGCGCGGCAATCATGCTCCCGAGAAAAAGCACGATGGCAAGATAACGGATTGTTCTTCGCATGGAAGCGCCCCTGTTGAGGATTTGTCAGAAGTACAGATGATGCTGTTGGCTCAAGGGTTATCTTGGAGGAACTCCGCGTAGAGGCGGGCTTCAGCCCGGCACGATGCTCAGGGCAGCCTGCGAAGGACACACGGCAGGCTTTCGGTACCCGGGTCGAACTGATCTCCCGCGACCCAGCCTTCCATGCTTCTCGAAGACCACGCACAAGCATTACGCGGCCCGGGCTTGAGACCCGGCCCCGCTGCTGGCAAATGAGCGGACGATCCGCTCGATCTCCCGCAATGCAAACGGCCGCGCAATATAATCGCGCGCTCCTTCGTCCATGGCCCGCAGGTACTCTCGCATGCTGGGAAGACGCGTCGTGACCACTACGTGGCCGACCAGTGACGGCGCCAAACGGCAAAGTTCGCACCAATCCCCATCTTCCAACATGGCGCTGCAGAAAACCACCGCGGGCGGGTCTCCCTGGGAGAGGCGCGCGCTCGCTTCGGTCAGACGCCTGGCGACTTCAACCCGGACGCCAAGGCTGTCCAGCAGATAAGCCAGTTCCCTCAAAGCATGCTCGTCGGGATCAACTATAAGGGCACGCAGCTTCGCATCCATGGCAGCCTCCCTCAGACTTGCTCTGGAGCCAGGATGCCCTAGTTTCGTCGGCTTCCTGAAGGCGCGAAAATTTTTTTGAGCTACTCTCGGGACCCAAGCTTAAACCCGCGCAGAGCCGAAAGCAATGGCAAAATCAATCCCGCTCCAAACCCTCTCCCTAAGAATGACGAGCCTTGCTATTCGTCCGGCGGGGGAGCGGGAGACTCAGGCGGCTGGGGCCGAACCGCGCCCGGGTGCCGGGGTCCGGGGCCGGGCCGCATGCCCATGCCGCGCATACGCATCTCCCGTGCCCGCATGAGCTGATGCCGCGCCTGGAGTTTCTTCCATTGTTCGACGCTCAGCACCTGCCGGATCTTGAGCAGCATCATCGCGTTGCTTTTTTCCAGTTTGTTTCGAGCGGCGAGCACGGCGTCAATCTGGCCGCTGACCTTGGCGGTGTCGGGGCGATCCGCATCCATGAGCGTTTGCAAATCCAGTTCCTTGTGTTCGAGTTCAGCTCGCAGGTCAATGAGCGACCTGCGATGCTCGAAGAACGCCGCCTCGATCTGACTGACCTGCGCCTCAGTCAGCCCGAGGTCTTTGACGACCTCCGAGTTCTTCCACCATTGGCCGTGAGGCATCGGCCCCGGACCGTGTGGCCCTCCCGGCCCGGGCGGTTCTTGCGCCCAGGCTCCACCAGCCGTCAGAAAAAATACAGTCAGCAAGACGAAGTATCCCATTATTTTCATATCCTCCTCCTAAACGATTCAGCGAGCTTGGCTCCTGTCAATTCCGCGTTCGATCTCGTCGGTCAGCAACGCAGCCGGAGCCAGCGCCATCGGAACTTCCCGGTCGAGCGCTTCCTGCACTTGGGCAAGAAGAGGGTCATCCGCCGAAGAGACCGGCGCCACTGCTGAAGGGCGCGAGGGTGGAGACCAGCGAAGCAGGATGACCGCCAGGAGCGCCACTGCCGCTGCGCTCAGCCCAAAAGCCAGGCGTCTCGAAAAGCTCCCCTCGGTTTTCCTTGCGCTCCCGGCCGCAACCCGGGCGGCAATCAGCCGCCGCTGCTCCTGCCAGAACGGCTCCGGCAGGGCCTCGGCATAGCCCAAAGTTTGCCGCGCCAGTTGCCCGGTTGCCGTCCGGAAACGCGAGAGTTCAGCGCGACATGCCGGGCACGCGCTCAGGTGCCCGACCACTTCTGCCGATTGCTCCCCGAGCAGGCATTCGATCCATTGGTCATCGGTCAGATGGCGGTCCAGAGGGCGGTTGTCGGACGATTTATTTTCCATGGGTGCCTTCCATGCTGCGACGGACGTGCCGGACAGCGCGAAACAGATGCGACTTGATCGTGCCGATCTCAATACCCATCGCCTCCCGGATTTCTTCCAGCGAGTAGTCCTCAAAAAATCGCAATGCAAAAACCGCTCTTTGCTGCGGTGAAAGCAGCTCCACCGCTCGCCTTACCCGGTCGAGCGCCTCCCGAGCCAGCAGCTGGCGCTCAGGAGAGGCCGATTCTTCCATCCCGCCCCCGGCGAACGTCGGGTTTCCGGCAACGTCATGACTGTCTCTCCGCAGCAAGCGCCGCCAGAAACCCGCCCGCCGGCTTTTCAAATGGTCGAGCGCCAGATGGATGGCGATCCGACCCAACCAGGTCTCGAGGCTCGATTCCCCGCGAAAACTTTTTAGCCGCTCATGGGCCCGCAGAAAGCAATCCTGAGTCAGCGAGGCAGCTTGGTCGGGATCGCGCACGATTTGCAGAATGATACGGAAGATGGACTTCTGGTAAGCGCAAACCACCCGCTCGAAATGCGCCCTGTCCACGCCCGTTTTTGCCGAAGCGCTGCCTGCCGCGATCGCCGCTTCCCGCTCTAGCCGAGCCGTCAACTCTGCCATCACCTCGATTGGACGAAATTGCGCGCTGCCGGTTTACGCACGCCAGAAAACCTTCCCCGAGCCAGTCCCTCCTGCCGGCAATTGCAGGGGGCGCCGACGATTGGTATTATCGTGTTCACCCTATTCGCGGGGCCGGCCCACGGAAATTATAAGGCACGAAAGCCAGGCGGTCGCTGCCCGGCTGTGCTCGGCCAGCGTGCGATCGTCAAGACAGGATTCCCGGCTCCGCCGACCGGAGGCAACCATGGCTCGCCCAATACGCTGCGGCATCATCCAGGCATCCTGCGATCTCCACGCGGATCGCCACTCGCTCGAGAAAATCAAGAAACAGATGATCGAGAAGCACGTCGCACTTGTCCGCGAGGCGGCGAAAAAAGGGGTGCAGATCCTCGGCCTGCAAGAGCTTTTCTACGGCCCCTATTTTTGCGCCGAGCAGCAGGCGCGCTGGTATGAGCTCACCGAGCGCGTGCCCGGCGGGCCGACGCTTGCCCTGATGCAGAAACTCTCGAAGCAGCATCGCATGGCGATGATCGTGCCCGTCTATGAGCAGGAGATGTCCGGGGTGTTTTACAACACCGCTGCCGTCTTCGATGCCGACGGCGACTATCTTGGAAAATATCGCAAGCACCACATCCCCCATTGCCATCCCGGCTTCTGGGAGAAATTCTATTTTCGTCCGGGAAACCTCGGGTATCCGGTCTTTGAGACGCGGTTTGCGAAGGTCGGTGTTTATATTTGCTACGACCGGCATTTTCCCGAGGGGGCGCGCATCCTCGGGCTGAACGGCGCCGAAATCGTCTTCAACCCCTCGGCCACCGTCGCCGGCCTTTCTGAATATCTCTGGGAACTCGAGCAGCCCGCTCACGCGGTGGCCAACGGCTACTTCATTGCCGCCATCAATCGCGTGGGGCATGAGAAGCCGTGGGACATCGGCGAGTTTTACGGCAAAAGCTACTTCTGCAACCCGCGCGGCAAAATTATTGCCCAGGGCAGCCGCAACAAGACCGAATTGATTGTGGCCGACTTGAACCTGGAAGAGATCCAGGAGGTCCGCACCGTCTGGCAGTTTTATCGCGACCGGAGACCGGAAACCTACGATCCGATCGCGCAGGCCTAAGGGACTTCGCCGCCGGGAGTCGCCACCGAAACCGCAATGAGTGCTGAGCCACAGCCGGCTTCTCCGTTACGGAACCCTGCAGGCTTCTCACGCGAAACGCTCGAAAGCACCCTCTACAACGCTGATCTTGCTCCGACGGGCCCTGATCGCCGCACCTGGGGCACCTACAACTTCGCTGCCCTCTGGGTCACGATGTCCATCTGCATTCCGACTTATATGCTGGCGAGCGCCATGATTGTCGGCGGGATGAACTGGCGCCAGGCGCTCTTCACCATTTTTCTCGGCAACGTGATTGTCCTCATCCCGATGCTCCTGAATGCTCACGCGGGCGCCAAGTACGGCATTCCTTTCCCGGTTTTTGCGCGGGCGTCGTTCGGCGTGCTGGGGGCAAATCTGCCGGCGATTTTGCGCGCGCTGGTGGCCTGCGGCTGGTTCGGTATCCAGACCTGGATTGGCGGCAAGGCCATCTACGCCATGCTCGGCGCGCTCATCCCTTCCTGGCGCCAATTTGACGGCGGAGTCTGGCTCTGCTTCGCTGCTTTCTGGCTTTTGAACCTGGTGGTCATCCTCCGCGGCGTTGAGATGATCAAGGTTCTGCAGGGAATCAGCGCTCCCTTCCTGCTGGCCATCGGGTTGGCGCTACTGCTTTGGGCGGGCCGCCATGCCGGCGGGTTTGGCCCCATGCTGACCGCGCCGTCGAAGTTTCAGACGTTCGGCGAATTTTCCCGCTTTTTCATCCCCTCGCTGACGGGCGTGGTCGGCTTCTGGGCAACCGTGGCGCTCAACATCCCTGATTTCACGCGGTACGCTCGCGGCCAGCGCGCGCAGATGGTCGGCCAGGCGCTGGGCCTGCCCGCCACGATGACCTTCTATTCTTTTATCGGCATTGCGGTGACCAGCGCGACGACCATTATCTACGGCCAGGCCATCTGGGATCCGGTCGAGGTGATGACCCGCTTCAGGAACCCTCTCGCCGTCATCGTGGCCACGTTGGCACTGCTGATCGCCACCCTGAACGTCAACGTGAGTGCCAACGTCGTCTCGCCGGCAAACGATTTTTCCAACCTCGCCCCGCGGCACATCAGCTTCAAGCGAGGCGGCGTCATCACTTGCCTGATCGGCCTGATGATGATGCCGTGGAAGCTGATCGAGAATTACGGTAACTATATTTTCGGCTGGCTGGTTGGCTACTCGGGATTTTTGGGTCCCATCGCGGGCGTACTGATTTGCGACTATTTCATTGTCCGCCGCCGGACCCTCGCCGTCGAGGAGCTTTACCGCCGCGGAGGCGAATACGAGTACGGCCGGGGAGTGAACTGGCCGGCGGTGGCGGCGCTGCTGGCTGGCGCGGCGGTAGCCTTCATCGGATTACTCTATCGCCCCCTGCGGTTGCTTTACGATTATGCCTGGTTTGTGGGGTTCGGGATCGCGGCCATTACTTATATGGGCTTGATGCTTGCCCGTCCGGCGGAGCCAGCGATCGAAGAGGACGCCTAGAATTGACGTCTTGAGAGAAAAGCCCCACCTGGATATCGGCCCCAACCTTGAAACCGAAAACCAGAAACCTGACACCTGTCACCTCAAACCCCTCGACTCCTAGTCACCTGGGGGCACATCGCAATCCGCCCGTGCGGTTGGGCCGCTGCCCAGCTTGTGCATTTGATTCCAGGACATGACCGGCTTGCCGGTATCCACTTCCTTCATGGTAATGCAATCCACCACCGGGCAGACCAGCGCGCAGAGGTTGCAGCCCACACATTCGTCCTCAAGAATGATAGGGACGCGGTTGCCATCGCCTTTCGGCAGCTCAATGCACTGGTGGGCGCCGTCTTCGCAAGCGACATAGCAAAGTTGGCAGCCAATGCATTTCTCGGCATGGATCTCGGCAATGATCTTGTAGTTGAGGTCCAATTCTCCCCACTCCACCACATTCGGCAGGGCGAGCCCCCGCAAGTCAGCGATGCGCTCAAAGCCTTTTTCAGCCATGTAGCCGGTAAGACCGTCGAGCATGTCCTCGACGATGCGAAAGCCGTAGTGCATGACGGCGGTGCAAACCTGCACGGTGGTGGCGCCGAGCGCGATGAATTCGGCCGCATCCCGCCAGTTGGCGATGCCGCCGATTCCGCTGATGGGGATCTTCACCTTCTTCGCCACCTGCGAGAGCAGGTGCAGGGCAATCGGCTTCACCGCCGGGCCGCAAAAGCCCCCGTGGCTTGATTTCCCGCGCACCGTCGGCCGTGGAGCAAAGCTGTCCAGGTCCACGCCCATGATGGAATTGATCGTGTTGATGAGAGAGAGGCCATCGGCGCCACCCTGCTCGGCAGCAACCGCAATGCGAGTCACGTCCGTCACGTTCGGCGTCAGCTTGACGATAACCGGCGTGCGAGCAACTTCTTTTACCCAGGCGGTGATCATTTTCGTGTATTGGGGGACCTGGCCAACCGCAGCCCCCATGCCCCGTTCGCTCATGCCATGCGGGCAGCCGAAATTCAGCTCAAGCCCGTCGCAGCCCGTATCTTCCGTCCGCTTGACCCACTCGTGCCACGATGCGCGCTTCGATTCCACCATCAACGAGACGACGACGGCATGCTTCGGGTAACGCTTCTTGACCTCGCGAATCTCGCGCAGGTTATCTTCGATGGGGCGGTCGGTGATCAGTTCGATGTTGTTGAAGCCCATCATGCGGACGCCGTTCAGGTCAATGCCGCCGTAACGCGACGTGGTATTGATGATGGGGTCACCAATCGTCTTCCAAACGGCGCCGCCCCAGCCGGCATCAAATGCCCGCATCACCTGCTCGCCGGTATTGGCCGGCGGTCCGGAAGCAAGCCAGAAGGGATTCGGACTGCGAATTCCAGCCAGATTCACACTCAAGTCAACCATGACACACCTCGATGGGAACCACAGATAAACACAGATGAACACTGATGAACACAGAGAAAACTCACCATCAGCAGACAAACCTCCTGTACTGCAATTTGGGGCGACCGAAATCAAGCAAAAGGCCAACCCGCAATCGGGTCGCGCGCAAATAGTTCATGATCTGCGCTTCGTGGTTCGGTTCCAACATGGCGCAGGCCTTCAACTCGAGCAAAACTCTAACTTCGACAACCAAGTCGGCAGCCTAGTCTCCCACCACGGCGTCTTTGTAACGCACCTGTAACGGCAGTTGCTGCCGGCAAGCAATTCCTTTGGCCCGCAATTCGAGCGCAAGGGCGTTCTCGTAGACCTTCTCCAGGAAGCCTGCACCCAACGCGTTGCGGACAGCAAATGCAGCTTCCAGAATCTTATGGGTCAACTCTTGCTCTGGATAAACCTCCAAAGCCTCGTGTCCCTTTGCGGTCTTTGCGTCATTATCAAACTTCATCTGTGTTCATCTGTGGTTTCAA
Coding sequences within:
- a CDS encoding HEAT repeat domain-containing protein, whose protein sequence is MRRTIRYLAIVLFLGSMIAAPRTMRYGAGQTAVDRLSAQLKDRDPKVRERAAKLLGEQGDPTGVPALAEAVTDLDEDVRFAAVNSLGEIRSEAAIPALVSGLADPAKRVRERAVDGLVALYMVLPEGGSAFDLVRRVTDFFSNPVEDLAVNPWIQVDERAAQGLKSALTDRERDVRLRAARALGILRAREVAPELGTAMMVGDRRMRAECLRAFAKMRDPANGETIAKLLRDTDDETRAEASRTLGLIGARNLLPELRRMYEDDPGKDVRRAAFEAMSLMPEPGLAGLFESKLAGKDRRLREYAADGLARLPQASSAQLLRTRFSAEKDRRVTLALAFALVARQEMPYLQTLMESLDSPFYRDHGIAYLVELGHDSRLLPGYYPFLRNEKPDIRRYLCLVLERVGNPEAMEQLKPTMSDPVDEVAVAATRAYRALGQVKK
- a CDS encoding response regulator, which encodes MDAKLRALIVDPDEHALRELAYLLDSLGVRVEVARRLTEASARLSQGDPPAVVFCSAMLEDGDWCELCRLAPSLVGHVVVTTRLPSMREYLRAMDEGARDYIARPFALREIERIVRSFASSGAGSQARAA
- a CDS encoding periplasmic heavy metal sensor, with product MKIMGYFVLLTVFFLTAGGAWAQEPPGPGGPHGPGPMPHGQWWKNSEVVKDLGLTEAQVSQIEAAFFEHRRSLIDLRAELEHKELDLQTLMDADRPDTAKVSGQIDAVLAARNKLEKSNAMMLLKIRQVLSVEQWKKLQARHQLMRAREMRMRGMGMRPGPGPRHPGAVRPQPPESPAPPPDE
- a CDS encoding sigma-70 family RNA polymerase sigma factor, yielding MAELTARLEREAAIAAGSASAKTGVDRAHFERVVCAYQKSIFRIILQIVRDPDQAASLTQDCFLRAHERLKSFRGESSLETWLGRIAIHLALDHLKSRRAGFWRRLLRRDSHDVAGNPTFAGGGMEESASPERQLLAREALDRVRRAVELLSPQQRAVFALRFFEDYSLEEIREAMGIEIGTIKSHLFRAVRHVRRSMEGTHGK
- a CDS encoding nitrilase-related carbon-nitrogen hydrolase, with protein sequence MARPIRCGIIQASCDLHADRHSLEKIKKQMIEKHVALVREAAKKGVQILGLQELFYGPYFCAEQQARWYELTERVPGGPTLALMQKLSKQHRMAMIVPVYEQEMSGVFYNTAAVFDADGDYLGKYRKHHIPHCHPGFWEKFYFRPGNLGYPVFETRFAKVGVYICYDRHFPEGARILGLNGAEIVFNPSATVAGLSEYLWELEQPAHAVANGYFIAAINRVGHEKPWDIGEFYGKSYFCNPRGKIIAQGSRNKTELIVADLNLEEIQEVRTVWQFYRDRRPETYDPIAQA
- a CDS encoding NCS1 family nucleobase:cation symporter-1, with protein sequence MSAEPQPASPLRNPAGFSRETLESTLYNADLAPTGPDRRTWGTYNFAALWVTMSICIPTYMLASAMIVGGMNWRQALFTIFLGNVIVLIPMLLNAHAGAKYGIPFPVFARASFGVLGANLPAILRALVACGWFGIQTWIGGKAIYAMLGALIPSWRQFDGGVWLCFAAFWLLNLVVILRGVEMIKVLQGISAPFLLAIGLALLLWAGRHAGGFGPMLTAPSKFQTFGEFSRFFIPSLTGVVGFWATVALNIPDFTRYARGQRAQMVGQALGLPATMTFYSFIGIAVTSATTIIYGQAIWDPVEVMTRFRNPLAVIVATLALLIATLNVNVSANVVSPANDFSNLAPRHISFKRGGVITCLIGLMMMPWKLIENYGNYIFGWLVGYSGFLGPIAGVLICDYFIVRRRTLAVEELYRRGGEYEYGRGVNWPAVAALLAGAAVAFIGLLYRPLRLLYDYAWFVGFGIAAITYMGLMLARPAEPAIEEDA
- the preA gene encoding NAD-dependent dihydropyrimidine dehydrogenase subunit PreA, with the translated sequence MVDLSVNLAGIRSPNPFWLASGPPANTGEQVMRAFDAGWGGAVWKTIGDPIINTTSRYGGIDLNGVRMMGFNNIELITDRPIEDNLREIREVKKRYPKHAVVVSLMVESKRASWHEWVKRTEDTGCDGLELNFGCPHGMSERGMGAAVGQVPQYTKMITAWVKEVARTPVIVKLTPNVTDVTRIAVAAEQGGADGLSLINTINSIMGVDLDSFAPRPTVRGKSSHGGFCGPAVKPIALHLLSQVAKKVKIPISGIGGIANWRDAAEFIALGATTVQVCTAVMHYGFRIVEDMLDGLTGYMAEKGFERIADLRGLALPNVVEWGELDLNYKIIAEIHAEKCIGCQLCYVACEDGAHQCIELPKGDGNRVPIILEDECVGCNLCALVCPVVDCITMKEVDTGKPVMSWNQMHKLGSGPTARADCDVPPGD